In a single window of the Bufo bufo chromosome 5, aBufBuf1.1, whole genome shotgun sequence genome:
- the LOC121002564 gene encoding protein QNR-71-like — translation MLPVVVEGLVVLCLVSSIQAGKRFQDVMEFGRKSGSRGPGNHINGWSPDTNSWNEKLYPAWKSGDTRWENCWKGGKVVALLTSDSPALIGSNITFAVNLQFPRCQKENEDGDIVYERGCGNVSSSFPDQYVYNWTKWIDFCNEGNCSFANGFPDGRPFPHDPRWRRHNFIYIFSTQGQYYGMIGRSFTTLSINTTNITAGTQMIEVKVFRRGSHNHYPVATASSIYVVTDQVPFYVNLTQKNDKNSSDSIFIKDSPIKFDIHIHDPSNYLKNSELTFVWDYGDGNGSSVSNNPVSSHIYTMLGSFRANLTIKAAIPGPCKPVTPTPIPTQPLPTTTSTFTTSNSTDNATELPQFDTETLPLTTEMPNITTVYTAIPYTTSTPGCVIYRYGYYSTKITVVDGILEVNIVEMTSVQVPTSQTEGSLVDFVVTCEGSLPTDACTVVSDASCMIPQDMVCDEVPSSDQCLLILRRAFEPGSYCVNITLSDGASLALASTLVFIDGGSKTQQTVSAVLVPLALVALVAVAIGITFYRKCKEYKLIANASDGRNDQGIVVYFSQIKDVLFKKSNERDPLLKSKAAII, via the exons ATGTTGCCAGTAGTAGTGGAAGGTCTGGTGGTGCTCTGCCTGGTCTCCAGCATTCAGGCAGGAAAac GGTTTCAGGATGTAATGGAATTTGGAAGGAAATCTGGCTCTAGAGGTCCCGGCAACCACATAAATGGCTGGTCTCCTGATACCAACTCGTGGAATGAGAAACTGTACCCTGCCTGGAAGTCTGGGGATACAAGATGGGAAAACTGCTGGAAAG GTGGCAAGGTTGTGGCATTGTTGACCAGTGACAGTCCTGCGCTGATAGGGTCAAACATCACTTTTGCTGTCAACCTGCAGTTCCCCAGATGTCAGAAGGAAAATGAAGATGGAGACATTGTCTATGAAAGAGGGTGTGGAAATG TTTCCTCCAGCTTCCCAGACCAATATGTGTATAACTGGACCAAGTGGATAGATTTCTGTAACGAAGGAAACTGCAGCTTTGCTAACGGCTTTCCAGATGGCAGACCATTTCCACATGACCCTCGCTGGAGGCGACACAACTTCATTTACATTTTCTCCACTCAAG GCCAATATTACGGAATGATTGGGAGATCGTTTACTACTCTGTCCATTAATACTACAAACATCACTGCTGGAACGCAAATGATAGAGGTCAAGGTTTTTAGAAGAGGTTCTCATAACCACTACCCAGTTGCTACAGCAAGCAGCATTTATGTTGTAACTG atCAAGTTCCATTTTATGTCAACCTTACACAGAAGAATGACAAGAATTCCTCAGACAGCATCTTTATTAAAGATTCACCAATCAAATTTGACATCCACATCCATGATCCAAGCAATTATCTCAAGAATTCTGAATTGACATTTGTTTGGGACTATGGTGATGGGAACGGGTCATCTGTTTCCAATAACCCTGTCTCTAGTCATATTTATACCATGCTTGGAAGCTTTAGGGCTAACTTGACCATCAAAGCTGCCATTCCTGGTCCATGTAAACCTGTTACACCCACTCCAATCCCTACACAACCTCTACCAACCACCACCAGTACTTTCACCACTTCCAATTCTACGG ATAACGCAACAGAACTACCACAGTTTGACACTGAAACTTTACCACTGACAACTGAAATGCCAAACATTACCACTGTTTATACAGCCATTCCATACACCACTTCTACTCCTGGTTGCGTCATATATAGATATGGCTATTACAGCACTAAGATTACAGTTGTAG ATGGTATCCTTGAGGTGAACATTGTTGAAATGACAAGCGTCCAAGTACCCACATCTCAGACTGAAGGCTCTCTTGTTGACTTTGTGGTGACTTGCGAAGGAAG TCTGCCTACAGATGCCTGCACGGTAGTCTCTGATGCTAGTTGCATgattccccaggacatggtttgtGATGAAGTTCCATCTTCTGATCAATGCTTGCTGATCCTAAGAAGAGCATTTGAGCCAGGATCTTACTGTGTAAATATCACACTAAGTGATGGTGCAAGTTTGGCTCTTGCTAGTACGCTGGTGTTTATAGATGGTG GTTCTAAAACGCAGCAGACTGTTTCCGCAGTACTTGTTCCTCTCGCTTTGGTTGCACTTGTTGCTGTGGCGATTGGTATTACCTTTTACAG GAAATGCAAGGAATACAAACTAATTGCAAATGCTTCAGATGGAAGAAATGATCAAGGCATCGTTGTGTACTTCAGTCAGATCAAAGATGTTCTCTTCAAAAAAAGCAACGAGCGTGATCCTCTTCTGAAAAGCAAGGCTGCAATAATATAA